DNA from Armatimonadia bacterium:
GACGAAGCCGAGCGCGCGAACAATCAGGCTATCGTTGAGGCCGCACTGAAGGTCTGCGCGAAGGTTGACATCCCCATCCTGTGCACTCTCGCAGGGCTGCCGCCGGCGGGCATGAAGAAGGAAGACTGCATCAAGCAGATCGCGGCGCCCTACTACAAGAAGCTGGCGAAGAAGGCCGCTGACAAGGGCATCAAGATCGCCATGGAGAACTGGTACGCGACCAACATCCAGCATCTCGGCCAGTGGGACCTCATCTTCGAGGAAGTCCCGAACGAGAACTTCGGCCTCAACTTCGACCCCTCGCATCTGTACTGGCAGGACATCGACTACCTGATGGCCGTTGAGCGGTACGCGTCGCGCATCTTCCATTCACATGCGAAGGACTGTGAGGTCGTGGGGCACAAGAGGGCCTTCGTGGGCAACCAGGCGGGTGGCTGGTGGCGCTATGTGATCCCCGGTTTCGGCGACCTCGACTGGGGCGTGTACTGCGCTCGGTTGCGGCGCAACGGGTTCAACGGTGTCCTGTCCATCGAGCATGAGGATGCCGCCCTGGGCCGCGAAGAGGGCTTTGAGCTTGGCTGCCGGTTCCTGCGGCAGTTTGCAGACGGCAGCAAGTAGGCCAGGCAGTATCACCAGACCGACCTGCGACCGGGCCTGCGGGCATGACTGCCGGCATCGGCCCGGCGCAGGCTTTGTGCCACCCCTCCATTTCAGGGAGGTCATGCAAGATGCCACGCATCAAGATCAGCGCCGGGAATGTCTCGGCGTTCGCAGACCTTACCGACGGCCCTACGGCGAAGCTGGTGTGGGAGGCGTTGCCGATCCAGGCCTCCGCAAGCACCTGGGGCGATGAGATCTACTTCAGCATTCCGGTCCATACAGGCACCGAGCCGGACGCCGAAGCCGAGCGTCAGGTCGGCGACATCGCCTACTGGCCGCCAGGAAACGCCTTCTGCATCTTCTTCGGGCGCACTCCGATGAGTGGCGGCGACCTGCCGGTGGCCGCGAGCCCGGTGAACACTCTCGGCACCGTCGAGGGCGACGCGAAGGTCTTCAAGGGCGTTCGCTCAGGCACGCGCATCACGATCGAGAAGGCCGAGTAAGCCTGGGCCTTCGGCGTGCTGCCGGCACACGGTGAACACTGTAGCCCTCTGAACCCGGTAATCCCTGGCGGGAGGACTCGGTCATGTCCTACCTAATCGGCATCGATGTCGGCACCTCCGGGACGAAGACCCTGCTCGTCGATGAGGCCGGGCATAGGGTCGCCAGTGCGACGGCTGAGTATCCGTTGTACATGCCGCGGCCGCTGTGGGCTGAGCAGGACCCTGCACACTGGTGGACGGCCACCGTTGAGACCATCCGCCGTGTCCTGGACGAGTCGGGTGTGAAGGGCAGCGAGGTCAAGGGCATCGGGCTCTCGGGGCAGATGCACGGCTCTGTGTTCCTGGACAACAGCAATGCGGTGATTCGCCCGGCTATCCTGTGGTGTGACCAGCGCACCGCAGCACAGTGCGAGGCGATCACTGAACGCGTCGGAGCGGAGGCAGTCGTCCGCGAGACCTGCAACCGCGTGCTCACCGGTTTCACGGCGCCCAAGATCCTCTGGCTCCAGCAGGAGGAGCCGGCGAACTACGAGCGTGTCCGCAAGGTCCTGCTGCCGAAGGACTACATCCGGTTCAGACTGACGGGTGAGTATGCCACGGAGGTCAGCGACGCCTCCGGCACGTCACTTCTGAACGTGCGGGAGCGGAACTGGTCGCAGGTGATGCTGGAGGCGATCGGCCTCTCGCGCGACATGCTCCCGACGGTGTACGAGTCGCCGGAGGTGAGTGGCCGAGTGGCCGAGCAGGTGGCTGAGATCACCGGCCTCGCGCCCGGCACTCCGGTGGTTGGTGGTGGGGGAGACCAGGCGGCCGGCGCCGTCGGCAATGGGATCGTCGAGCGCGGCATCGTCTCCTCGACCACTGGCACCTCTGGTGTGGTCTTCGCCCATCTTGACGAACCAGTGATGGATCCGCAACTGCGGACTCACACCTTCTGCCATGCAGTTCCGGGCAAGTGGCACGTGATGGGCGTCATGCTTTCCGCCGGAGGGTCTCTCCGCTGGCTGCGCGATGCGGTCTGCGCCGATGAGAAGGCTGTGGCGGCACTGACCGGCTGCGACCCCTACGAGTACATCACGGCGGCGGCCGCGCAGGCCCCCCTCGGGGCAGAAGGGCTCCTGTTCCTTCCGTACTTGACCGGCGAGAGGACGCCCTATCCGAATCCCAAGGCCCGGGGTGTGTTCTTCGGCCTGCACCTGCGCCATGACAAGCGGCACCTGGCACGCGCCGTCATGGAGGGCGTCGCCTTCGGCCTGCGCGACTGCTTCGAGGTTCTTACCGCCATGGGTGTGGAGATCACCCAGGTCAGGGCCTCTGGTGGTGGTGCTCGGAGCGCCCTGTGGCGGCAGATCCAGGCCGATGTGACCGGAAGGTCGCACTTCGCCCTCGCTGTCGATGAGGGGCCGGCTCTCGGAGTGGCGCTGCTCGCCGGAGTAGGGACCGGCGTGTGGGCCAATGTACCAGAGGCCTGCGCAGCGGCGCTCGAGATCCTTGACGAGCGCAGACCTTGCCCAGAAGCGACGGTTCGCTACAATAGTCACTACGCTCTGTACCAGAAGCTGTATGCACAGCTGACAGACTGCTTCGACGAGGTACAGGCGCTGCTCGAGTAACACCTGCTGGCTGTCCGGCAATTGGGCTTTACATCTTCCGCGTCTACGGGTAAAATGTCGCGGTTCGTCTTGTTGCCTGCCCTCTGACAGGCGCAGGTTGATCTGTGAGGAGGAGCAAGAATGGAGCAAATCGTTCTGCAAGCCTTACGGCGTGAGACAAAGGGGAAGGGCGCAGCGCGGCAGTCTCGCCGTGAAGGTCGCGTGCCCGGCGTAGTGTACGGGCTCGATATGCAGCCGCTGAATATCTCCGTGGTTGCCGACGACCTCGAGACCGTCGTGGGACGCCACGGCGCAAGCTCTGTCCTGGTCGACCTGCGCGTCGACGGTATCGAGCACGATGCGGCTCGCGCCGCACTCGTCAAGAATATCCAGCGCCATCCTGTGTCCCGCCAGGTGGAGAGCATCGACCTGCACTGGGTTTCCCTTGCCGAGGCCATCACCGTCACCGTATCCCTGGAGCTCGTGGGCACTTCGCCCGCCGAGACTTCCGGCGCCGTCATCGACCATGTGATCCGTGAGATCGAAGTCAGCTGCCGTCCGCTGCAGATCCCGCAGTCGCTGGTTGTGAGCATCGACGGTATGGAGATGCATGACACCCGCACGATTGCTGATCTCCAGCTTCCCGACGGCGTCACGACGGCCCTGGACCCCGACACGGTCATCGTCACCTGCACCCCGCCGACGCGCGAAGAAGAGCCGCGTGCCGAGGAAGCGGTTGAGGGCGAGATCCAGCAGGTCAGCGACACTGAAGGTTAGCCCGCACTCAGACGGTGGGATGGAGCGTGAGCGTGATGTACTCCCCGCGACTTCATCCGGTAAAGCACGCCCCATCCCACCGTGTCTGCGGTACTGCTTACCACCGGTAGCTATCCCCTCATGTATGCCATCGTCTGCCTGGGAAACCCTGGGTTCGAGTATGCCCGCACGCGTCACAACGTGGGGTTCATGGTCGCTGACTACCTGGCTTCTCGGCACAAGATCAACCTCGGCCGCAGTCGGATGCGCGCGCTCTTTGGGCGTGGCACCATGGCCGGGCAGGACGTCCTCGTGGTCAAGCCCCAGACCTTCATGAACGACAGTGGCGACGCCGCACAGCGGATCGTTCACTTCTTCAAGATCCCCCGGAGCAACTTTCTCACCGTCTACGACGACATCGCCCTCGAACTCGGTGCCCTGCGCCTGCGTCCCGGCGGCAGCGACGCGGGTCACAAGGGTATGCGGTCGCTGGCCACTCACCTGGGCACCCAGGACATCGCTCGCCTGCGGCTGGGTGTTGGAGCGCCGCCGTCTGGAGTCGACGCCCGCAACTGGGTGCTCTCCGATTTCCGCCCGGCGGAGCGCGAGAAGGTGGAGGACATGATCGCTCGCGCCGCCGAGGCTGTCGAGTGGTGGCTCCAAGAAGGCCTGGAGTCGACCATGAACAGGTTCAACGGTTAGCTTCCCCCAGGCCGGCAGGTCTGTACCTCTTGGCCGGCGAACAACCCCCGTGTCGTGCCCGTCGCGTTCCCACCATCTCTAATAGCTGCTGGTGCATCTGATTCCCAATGGCACGCGTTCCCGCACGCAGACCAACTGCTCAGAGGTCGGCACCGTCTCTCCTGGTGTCCCTGGCTGTGGTTCTCGGCGTCCTCGCGCTGGTCTGCGTGTTGACGGCCGCTGTGCTGTATGTGAAGGCCAAAGCGCGGCCACCACTTCCCGAGACTCCCGGCCAGAGCGCAAGCAGGCAGACCTACCACGTCCCCATCGCCCAGCAGTACCTTCAGATTCAGCAGGCTGCGATGTCCGGTGTGACACAGCCCGTGGCCCTCGACGCCGGGCCTGAGGACGTGCAGACCGCACTTGCGCCGCACCTGCGCCAGCGTGGTATCGAGGACCTGCGTGTGGCCATCACAGACAGACTGCTGGTCGCCCAGGGGCGCACTGTCGTCCACGACCAGGCGCTCTGGGTGACGGTCTACCTGCAGCCTACTGCGAACAACGGGCAGATCGCCCTCAGACTGGTCGATGGGGAGATTGGCTCCCTACCAATGCCGACTGCGGTCAGGAGCGAGGTCCAGCGCCAACTGGACCGCAATCTCGCGGGCCTGATCTCACCCGGTATCCCCATCCGTCTCGACGCAGTCAGCGTCGCCTCCGGGCGGCTCGTGATTCAGGGAACCGTCAACGCGCGACGCTGACAGCTCACCCCAGGAAGATCGGAGACCTTCTATGCGCAACTCACTGCCTCTGCTCGGGCTGCTGCTTGGCGTTCTGTCGGCCCCAACCTTGCAGTCTGCCACTCTGTGGCAGGACACCTTCCGCGAGCCCCTGCGCTACGAGCGATTGGGACCCGCCGTGTGGCGCATGGGTGACGGGCAAGCCGCCTTCCGCAGCGGCGACAGCGAATCGCGGCTTGTGACGCTTCTGCCTGACCTGCAGTCTGCAACGGTCGAGGCCGACGTGACCTTGCAGGAGCGCAGCGGGTCATCCTGGACCTACGGCGGCTTGTCGCTGTACCTGGAGACAGGGAACTCCTGGCAATTGCTGATGGTCGAGGGTCCGGATGGACGACGCTACTACGAGCTGATCGAGGAGTATGAAGGAGTGCGGCAGGCGCAGTCACAGCCAGGCACGACGCTGCTCGCAATGCGCGAGACAGGGGCCTTGAAGAGCTGGGACTACGGTCGGCGGTATCGCCTCACGCTTGAGATCAGCCCGGAGGGGATCCGCGGTGCGGTGACCGACCCGGCGACCGGCCAGTCCTGGGAGCGAGACCTCTCCTTCGCAGTCGGTCGCGCGCTGAAGAGCGGCCGTCCGGCGCTGATGGTCCGTGGAACCGCCGGTGTGTACACGTCGCTCACGGTCCGTGGCGACACCCAGTCCCAGGGCAACAGCGTCCGGGTTGAGCGTGGATCAGCGGGCAGTGCCGTCGTGATCCAGGACGAGCACAACACGATCGCGCCGCGGCTCGTGCAGATGCTCCAGGAGGGCGGCTTCGGGGTCATGAGCCTCGACTGGGAAGCAGTTGGTGCGCAGCGGATCACTCCCGGTGCGGTCGACCTGGTGGTGCTCGCCGATGCCCGCAGGCTGCCCTTGACGGCCCGCGACGCCGTCGTCAGCTACCTGCGCGCAGCCGGCAAGGTCCTGGCGATTGGTGCACCGGCGCTGTCCGAGTTGGTCGTGAAGACCCCTGAGGGGTGGGGCGATCAGGAGCAATGGTCGGAGGCCTTCGCCCGCCGGCTTCCGACGGAACCAATCACCCTGTCCCCTGACCCGTGGACCCGGAACACAGGCAACCCGGACGGATCGGCACGCATCGAGCTCGACGCCTCCCAGGGCCCGACCTGCTGGAAGGCAACGGTGGACCTGCTCTCGTGGGAGACCTTCTACGCCAACATCGAAGGAGCCTTTGGTGCGGACCGGCGCCTCTTCGTGTTCCAGGCCAAAGGTGACGCCGACACGCCGCAGCTCTCGGTGGAGTTCCGCGAGAAGGACGGGTCGCGCTGGATCGCCTCCGTGAACCTCACCACGAACTGGAAGACCTACGTCCTCGACCCGCGGGAGATTCCCTACTGGACTGACTCCACCTCAAAGGGCCGAGGTGGTCAGGGCGATTCCTTCCGGCCCGCCAACGTCTCCTCAGTGGCCGTCGGACTGTCAGCCAGTCACACGCCGCTCTCAAAGAAGGGTCCTCACACCTACTGGGTTCGCGGCCTGGCTACGGCGAGCGACCAGGACCTGCCCAAAGTGAGCTTCCAGGTGCCGGACCTCGAGCCCCTGTGCCCCTCCTACAAGCTCTACCCCATGGAGGGTGTGACCACGCTTCAGGCGGCACAGGAGCAAGGTGTGGTGGCTGCAGACCTGAAGACCAGCTGGGCTCACCCCTGCTACTCGCCCGTCTGGCGCGACCGTGGCAGAGGGCTGGAGCGCGACCGGCCCTGGCGCTGGATACCGATCCTGGAGGGTCTCGACGCCCGTGGACAGTCGCGTGGAGCCCTGGTGTCGCTGCTGATCGGCAACAACGCGCTGCCCAATGCGCTGGTCTCCAACGTGGCGGTGCAGGATCCCCAGGAGGCCCTTGGCGACGCTCTCAGGCCCACAGTGGTGGCGACAGCCCAGGCCATGGCCCGAGGGCTGTTCCTGCTCGAGGGCGGGACAGATCTGTTCTCGTACCGCGAGGGCGAGCCCGTCCTCCTGGGTGCGAAGGTGCTCAACACGAGTCGCGCGCCGCAGGACTGCGAGGTCCTGGCGACCGTGACGGACGCCGACGGCAAGGTCGTTGCAAGGCTGGATCAGAAGGTGCAGGTGGTGAGCTCCCAGGCGAAGGAGCTGTCCACCACCTGGCAGCCGCAGGTCTTCGACCGACGGGGCTACCAGGTGACGGTCGAGCTCCGACAGGAAGGTCGGCTGGTCGATCGCATCGCACACCGGATCGAGCCGCTGCGCACGGCGCCGGCGCGTCCCGAGGAGTTCGTGCGGGTAGAGGGCGACAACTTCACCCTCGCCGGCAAGCCGTGGTACTTCAAGGGCATCAACTACCGCCCGAACTGGTTCGCCGGTCAGCAGCTCGCGCCCTGGCTATCCCGCGAACGGTATGACCCGGAGGTCATCGAGCGCGACCTGACCTGGATGCAGTCGATCGGGATCAATGCCCTCACCGCGATCCAGGCGGTGCAGCCCTCCGATCCCACTGACCCGAAGCAGTACCGCGACCAACTCGACTTCCTGGACCGCTGCGAGCGCCATGGGATGAAGTGCTATGTGACGGTGCCCGGCGGACGCCCCTATGCCGGGGGCGATGCCGCCAAGGTGATCGACTATGTCCGCCGGTCGGGGCTGCAGAACCACCCGGCAGTCATGAGCTGGGAACTGGCCTGGGAGCCCATCGAGAGGCCGGAGGCCCTGGCGCGGATCGCGGAGGACTGGAACCAGTGGGTCGTGGAGCGCTATGGCTCCGTGGACAAGGCTGTGCGGGACTGGGGCTTCGACCCGCGACCGGAGGGCAAGGGTGCGCTGCCGGCCCCTGCCGCCGGTCAGTGCAGCAGCCATGGGGCCTGGGACCGTTACGTTGCAGCCTTCCGACGCGGGTTCAGCGACCTGATCAGCGCCCGCTACCGAGATATCGCAGAGCCGCTCCGGGCCTATGATCCCAACCACCTGGTCGCCTTCCGGGGCGGTGCCTGCGGGATTCCCGACGGCTATCACTTTGCCCACATACATAGCGTCGGTGTGGCCAAGCAC
Protein-coding regions in this window:
- a CDS encoding sugar phosphate isomerase/epimerase, which codes for MQVGMLTAPFSRDDLDTVVSFAKSAGFDALEVRVGAAHCDVMGDFDAKKFAATIRDAGLEISSLAAYVNITAGDEAERANNQAIVEAALKVCAKVDIPILCTLAGLPPAGMKKEDCIKQIAAPYYKKLAKKAADKGIKIAMENWYATNIQHLGQWDLIFEEVPNENFGLNFDPSHLYWQDIDYLMAVERYASRIFHSHAKDCEVVGHKRAFVGNQAGGWWRYVIPGFGDLDWGVYCARLRRNGFNGVLSIEHEDAALGREEGFELGCRFLRQFADGSK
- a CDS encoding cyclophilin-like fold protein, whose amino-acid sequence is MPRIKISAGNVSAFADLTDGPTAKLVWEALPIQASASTWGDEIYFSIPVHTGTEPDAEAERQVGDIAYWPPGNAFCIFFGRTPMSGGDLPVAASPVNTLGTVEGDAKVFKGVRSGTRITIEKAE
- the xylB gene encoding xylulokinase, whose amino-acid sequence is MSYLIGIDVGTSGTKTLLVDEAGHRVASATAEYPLYMPRPLWAEQDPAHWWTATVETIRRVLDESGVKGSEVKGIGLSGQMHGSVFLDNSNAVIRPAILWCDQRTAAQCEAITERVGAEAVVRETCNRVLTGFTAPKILWLQQEEPANYERVRKVLLPKDYIRFRLTGEYATEVSDASGTSLLNVRERNWSQVMLEAIGLSRDMLPTVYESPEVSGRVAEQVAEITGLAPGTPVVGGGGDQAAGAVGNGIVERGIVSSTTGTSGVVFAHLDEPVMDPQLRTHTFCHAVPGKWHVMGVMLSAGGSLRWLRDAVCADEKAVAALTGCDPYEYITAAAAQAPLGAEGLLFLPYLTGERTPYPNPKARGVFFGLHLRHDKRHLARAVMEGVAFGLRDCFEVLTAMGVEITQVRASGGGARSALWRQIQADVTGRSHFALAVDEGPALGVALLAGVGTGVWANVPEACAAALEILDERRPCPEATVRYNSHYALYQKLYAQLTDCFDEVQALLE
- a CDS encoding 50S ribosomal protein L25, which encodes MEQIVLQALRRETKGKGAARQSRREGRVPGVVYGLDMQPLNISVVADDLETVVGRHGASSVLVDLRVDGIEHDAARAALVKNIQRHPVSRQVESIDLHWVSLAEAITVTVSLELVGTSPAETSGAVIDHVIREIEVSCRPLQIPQSLVVSIDGMEMHDTRTIADLQLPDGVTTALDPDTVIVTCTPPTREEEPRAEEAVEGEIQQVSDTEG
- the pth gene encoding aminoacyl-tRNA hydrolase, coding for MSAVLLTTGSYPLMYAIVCLGNPGFEYARTRHNVGFMVADYLASRHKINLGRSRMRALFGRGTMAGQDVLVVKPQTFMNDSGDAAQRIVHFFKIPRSNFLTVYDDIALELGALRLRPGGSDAGHKGMRSLATHLGTQDIARLRLGVGAPPSGVDARNWVLSDFRPAEREKVEDMIARAAEAVEWWLQEGLESTMNRFNG